From Nicotiana tabacum cultivar K326 chromosome 20, ASM71507v2, whole genome shotgun sequence, one genomic window encodes:
- the LOC107804931 gene encoding uncharacterized protein LOC107804931, whose translation MATRVKDTAPPGKEKRGTSPSHPIAHHLRSPNSSNTNSPVRKRADSTTSNKNVPNYLKPTMSSSNDPNIHNKPTLTRIRSFDKPPVVAALQKTAKDRILRSSSSFSVKTSSTSQKTLSDKLSRASHMTKEATGKQRGTSMYARPVTIKKTTATGTISKKQEPSSTSHNDTHKSRNDQNSSTPKAPITNSSHAAEDVIPQAETGQDDTSKSRNDQDDHNESTPKELKITDSPHATEDIIPQAELSEQEDDQELPVNNTESDVIIDNSETAATDAGENNSAIDDQEEHNGNVNNAEIVVENQEISKMEEPEDAQLVEETNTNNPKEPEEITNELHLEENTVKAVDENQQEKEEDKGRNQGKEADMAEEGEAVQETSTAVTSSKPQRQVVQGKKESVVSNDVIEETASKLREQRKNRVRALAGAFETVISLQEPKV comes from the coding sequence ATGGCAACTAGGGTAAAGGACACTGCTCCACCAGGAAAGGAGAAGAGAGGGACATCTCCTTCACATCCAATTGCTCATCATCTTAGAAGTCCCAATTCATCAAATACAAACTCTCCGGTGCGGAAACGAGCAGATTCAACCACCTCAAACAAGAATGTTCCTAACTATCTCAAGCCTACAATGTCTTCATCGAATGACCCCAACATTCACAATAAGCCTACTCTAACTCGAATAAGATCGTTTGACAAGCCTCCTGTTGTTGCTGCTTTGCAAAAAACTGCTAAAGATAGAATTCTTCGGTCATCCTCATCATTCTCAGTCAAGACTAGTTCAACTTCCCAAAAAACCCTTTCGGATAAATTATCTAGAGCATCTCATATGACTAAGGAAGCCACTGGTAAACAACGTGGCACCAGCATGTATGCTAGACCAGTGACCATAAAGAAGACTACAGCCACCGGCACCATCTCCAAGAAACAGGAGCCCAGCAGTACTAGTCATAATGACACGCACAAATCAAGAAATGATCAGAATAGTTCAACACCAAAAGCGCCAATAACTAATTCTTCACATGCAGCTGAGGATGTAATTCCTCAGGCTGAAACTGGGCAAGATGACACGTCTAAATCGAGAAATGATCAGGATGATCATAATGAATCAACACCTAAAGAATTAAAAATAACTGATTCTCCACATGCAACTGAGGATATTATTCCTCAAGCTGAACTATCAGAGCAAGAAGATGATCAAGAATTGCCAGTCAATAATACTGAAAGTGACGTGATCATTGACAACAGTGAAACTGCAGCTACTGATGCAGGAGAAAATAATTCAGCCATTGATGATCAAGAAGAGCATAATGGAAATGTAAACAACGCTGAAATAGTTGTGGAAAACCAAGAAATCAGTAAGATGGAAGAACCAGAAGACGCACAACTTGTTGAAGAAACCAACACCAACAACCCTAAAGAACCAGAAGAAATTACCAATGAACTTCATCTTGAAGAGAACACCGTAAAAGCAGTGGATGAGAACCAACAAGAGAAAGAAGAGGATAAAGGAAGAAACCAAGGAAAGGAAGCTGATATGGCAGAGGAAGGTGAAGCAGTGCAGGAGACTAGTACTGCTGTAACATCATCAAAACCTCAACGTCAAGTGGTGCAAGGGAAGAAGGAATCTGTGGTCTCCAATGATGTGATAGAAGAGACTGCAAGTAAGCTTCGAGAGCAAAGGAAGAACAGAGTGAGGGCACTGGCTGGTGCCTTTGAAACTGTCATCTCCTTGCAGGAGCCCAA